Proteins co-encoded in one Methylobacterium sp. WL1 genomic window:
- a CDS encoding efflux RND transporter periplasmic adaptor subunit — translation MDVRWMLALSASALVGCSPAETAVPQEPPLVQTVEVVPGTKGVARYTGVVRARTESNLGFRVGGKIFERLVDPGDHVRIGQPLMRLDRTDFTLALNAARASVEAARAQMIKAKADEERSRKLVGDGWTSKQTYDQNKAAADAAIAQFANAEAQASQVSNQAGYSELQADADGVVMEVPTEPGQVVAAGQTVVKLARDGAREAEVFLPEASRHLARGTASATLYAEGEATYPARLRELSATADAATRTYRARYILSGGGEDAPLGATVTLRLKPAETGRSASVEVPLGALFDQGQGSAVWKFDAGTKTVSAQPVSVARMSEEEAEVVSGLNPGDRIVSLGAHLLKAGESVRQAPPTLTGVAR, via the coding sequence ATGGACGTGAGATGGATGCTCGCGCTTTCCGCATCGGCGCTGGTGGGCTGCTCGCCGGCCGAGACTGCCGTGCCTCAGGAACCTCCGCTGGTGCAGACCGTCGAGGTCGTCCCGGGAACGAAGGGGGTCGCGCGCTACACCGGCGTCGTCCGGGCCCGCACGGAGAGCAATCTCGGGTTCCGGGTCGGCGGGAAGATCTTCGAACGCCTCGTCGATCCGGGGGATCATGTCCGGATCGGGCAGCCCCTGATGCGTCTGGACCGGACCGACTTCACCCTGGCGCTCAACGCAGCGCGCGCCTCCGTCGAGGCCGCGCGCGCCCAGATGATCAAGGCCAAGGCCGACGAGGAGCGTAGTCGCAAGCTGGTCGGCGACGGATGGACCTCGAAGCAGACCTACGACCAGAACAAGGCGGCGGCAGATGCCGCCATCGCCCAGTTCGCCAACGCCGAGGCCCAGGCGAGCCAGGTTTCCAACCAGGCCGGCTATTCCGAACTCCAGGCGGATGCCGATGGCGTCGTGATGGAGGTCCCGACCGAACCCGGTCAGGTGGTCGCCGCCGGCCAGACCGTCGTCAAGCTGGCGCGCGATGGTGCCCGCGAGGCGGAGGTCTTCCTGCCGGAGGCGAGCCGCCACTTGGCGCGGGGCACCGCCTCGGCGACGCTCTACGCAGAGGGCGAGGCGACCTATCCGGCACGGCTGCGCGAACTGTCGGCTACCGCCGACGCGGCCACCCGGACCTACCGGGCGCGCTACATCCTGTCCGGCGGCGGCGAGGACGCGCCGCTGGGCGCGACCGTGACGCTCCGGCTCAAGCCGGCGGAAACCGGACGTTCCGCATCGGTCGAGGTGCCGCTCGGGGCCCTGTTCGACCAGGGGCAGGGCTCGGCGGTCTGGAAGTTCGATGCCGGCACGAAGACGGTCTCCGCCCAACCGGTCTCGGTCGCGCGCATGTCCGAGGAAGAGGCCGAGGTCGTGTCCGGCCTCAACCCCGGCGACCGCATCGTGTCGCTCGGCGCGCATCTCCTGAAGGCGGGAGAGAGCGTGCGCCAAGCGCCCCCGACCCTGACGGGAGTCGCCCGATGA
- a CDS encoding DCC1-like thiol-disulfide oxidoreductase family protein: MTDAALTVVYDGECPFCSNYVRLMALRRSVGTVALVDAREGGPVVEDLTRRGYDLDNGMVVRHGRTLYYGPDALVLLSTLSEDRGRIGRALSWLLRSPSRARLLYPMMKLGRRATLALLGRRLIAQPASGRHP, encoded by the coding sequence ATGACCGACGCAGCTCTCACGGTCGTCTACGACGGCGAATGCCCGTTCTGCAGCAACTACGTGCGCCTGATGGCCCTGCGCCGGTCGGTCGGCACCGTGGCACTAGTCGATGCCCGGGAGGGCGGCCCGGTGGTCGAGGACCTGACCCGGCGCGGTTACGACCTCGACAACGGCATGGTCGTCCGCCACGGCCGGACCCTGTATTACGGCCCGGACGCCTTGGTCCTGCTCTCGACCCTTAGCGAGGATCGGGGCCGGATCGGCCGCGCCCTATCGTGGCTGCTACGCAGCCCGTCCCGCGCGCGCCTGCTCTATCCGATGATGAAGCTCGGTCGACGCGCGACCCTTGCTTTGCTGGGCCGACGCCTCATCGCGCAGCCCGCATCCGGCCGGCACCCTTGA
- a CDS encoding allophanate hydrolase subunit 1, with protein MSDAVSEPRLLDSGEAALVVEFGSTVDPTISDRVLALDDALGADPPEGLRERVPTYRSLMLHYDPLVLDRETLAERVRALVAGAVARVGTPTLWTLPCCYDAPHGEDIAQVAERTGLSADAVVATHAGATYRVYMYGFAPGFAYLGGLPKTLAVPRRASPRPPHPKNAVVVGGGLAAVATVPMPTGWYVIGATPARLYAPERSESFFVGAGDLIRFEAVDVATFDALTAREAAGEPVARRGEADR; from the coding sequence ATGAGCGACGCGGTGAGCGAACCGCGGCTGCTGGATTCCGGTGAGGCAGCGCTGGTGGTCGAATTCGGCAGCACCGTCGATCCCACGATCAGCGACCGGGTCCTGGCGCTCGACGACGCCCTCGGCGCCGATCCGCCGGAGGGATTGCGCGAGCGCGTGCCGACCTACCGCTCCCTGATGCTCCACTACGATCCGCTGGTGCTCGACCGTGAGACGCTGGCGGAGCGAGTGCGGGCGCTGGTCGCCGGCGCCGTCGCCCGTGTCGGCACGCCGACCCTCTGGACGCTGCCCTGCTGCTACGACGCGCCCCACGGTGAGGACATCGCGCAGGTCGCCGAACGCACCGGGCTCTCCGCCGACGCCGTGGTGGCGACCCATGCCGGAGCCACCTACCGGGTCTACATGTACGGATTCGCACCGGGCTTCGCCTATCTCGGCGGCCTGCCCAAGACCCTCGCGGTACCCAGGCGCGCGAGCCCGCGGCCCCCGCATCCGAAAAACGCCGTGGTGGTCGGCGGAGGCCTGGCCGCAGTGGCCACCGTGCCGATGCCCACGGGCTGGTACGTGATCGGCGCCACTCCGGCCCGGCTCTACGCCCCGGAGCGCAGCGAGAGCTTCTTCGTCGGTGCCGGCGACCTGATCCGGTTCGAGGCCGTGGACGTCGCGACCTTCGATGCCCTGACCGCCCGGGAGGCGGCGGGCGAGCCGGTCGCCCGCCGTGGGGAGGCCGATCGATGA
- a CDS encoding biotin-dependent carboxyltransferase family protein, whose protein sequence is MTALVIEAAGPGVTLQDGGRHGYLRYGITAAGPMDPLMHATANRAAGNPLDATAIEVSTGGLTVTADGGPLGIAMVSRSFRITLDGVPLPDAVALTLEPGRTLTVRAGSSGAWGYLAVQGRLDVAPVLGSTATHTRSGLGGLDGRGLAAGDRLPVAEARPGEAALYRLIAPWLDRDPMEIRVVLGPQDDYFASDQIDAFLAGPWTVSPRGDRMACFLDGTPLKHAKGYDIVSDGVAMGAIQVPGNGLPIILMADRQSTGGYPKIATVIGPDLGRLAQAQGGTTLSFRSVTVAEAVAARRAEREALRETVGRDPVVRTDFASDFLLGLNLVGGVTDGQA, encoded by the coding sequence ATGACCGCCCTCGTCATCGAGGCCGCCGGGCCCGGCGTGACGCTGCAGGATGGCGGCCGGCACGGCTACCTGCGCTACGGCATCACGGCCGCGGGCCCGATGGACCCGCTGATGCACGCCACCGCCAACCGCGCGGCGGGCAATCCCCTGGACGCCACCGCCATCGAGGTCTCCACCGGCGGCCTCACCGTCACGGCCGACGGCGGGCCGCTCGGCATCGCCATGGTCTCCCGGAGTTTCCGGATCACCCTCGACGGCGTTCCCCTTCCCGACGCGGTCGCGCTGACCCTGGAGCCGGGCCGGACGCTGACGGTGCGCGCCGGCTCGTCCGGCGCCTGGGGCTACCTTGCCGTGCAGGGGCGCCTCGACGTGGCGCCGGTGCTCGGATCGACCGCGACCCACACCCGGTCCGGCCTCGGCGGCTTGGACGGTCGCGGGCTGGCCGCAGGCGACCGCCTTCCCGTGGCCGAGGCCCGGCCCGGCGAAGCCGCGCTCTACCGGCTGATCGCGCCCTGGCTCGACCGCGATCCGATGGAAATCCGGGTCGTGCTCGGCCCGCAGGACGACTATTTCGCCTCCGACCAGATCGATGCCTTCCTGGCCGGCCCCTGGACCGTCTCGCCGCGCGGCGACCGCATGGCCTGCTTCCTCGACGGAACGCCGCTCAAGCACGCCAAGGGCTACGACATCGTCTCGGACGGGGTGGCGATGGGGGCGATCCAGGTGCCCGGCAACGGCCTGCCGATCATCCTGATGGCGGACCGGCAATCAACCGGCGGCTATCCGAAGATCGCCACCGTGATCGGGCCGGATCTCGGGCGCCTCGCCCAGGCGCAGGGCGGGACCACGCTGTCGTTCCGCAGCGTCACCGTGGCCGAGGCGGTGGCGGCCCGCCGGGCCGAACGCGAAGCGTTGCGGGAGACGGTGGGGCGTGATCCGGTGGTGCGCACGGATTTCGCCTCCGATTTCCTGCTCGGGCTCAACCTCGTCGGCGGCGTCACCGACGGGCAAGCCTGA
- a CDS encoding lytic murein transglycosylase: protein MAAPGDSPPAVSFESCRGDLIAWATTHDVPHSVAQAQLGDLQPDAEVLAATQNQGEFVRPIWDYIEASVTPARIETGQRKLAELATPLAAIEAQYGVDRYTLVAFWGVESSYGAVLDNSAVVRPVVRALATLSCGDPSRSSYWRDELTAALQIIARGEAPLDRMPGGLTGSWAGAMGHTQFMPSVYQRYAVDFDGDGKRDIWTSAPDALASTANYLRDHGWRSGEGWGYEVVLPDGFEAALADETTPRSLAAWRDLGMRLTRDRPIPDEAATATLILPAGIRGPAFLLRPNFSAILRYNTALAYALTVALLSDRLRGDPGLSRDWPRGDRPLTGDERRDLQTRLSERGYATGGVDGKIGPKTRAALRAYQGSQGLPADGYADAALLDRIRAAP, encoded by the coding sequence ATGGCCGCGCCCGGGGATAGCCCGCCAGCCGTGTCTTTCGAATCCTGCCGCGGCGATTTGATCGCCTGGGCGACAACGCACGACGTCCCACATTCCGTCGCGCAGGCGCAGTTGGGTGACTTGCAGCCGGACGCGGAGGTGCTGGCGGCGACGCAGAATCAGGGAGAGTTCGTCCGGCCGATCTGGGACTACATCGAGGCCAGCGTAACGCCGGCGCGGATCGAGACCGGTCAGCGCAAGCTGGCGGAGCTGGCGACACCGCTGGCGGCCATCGAGGCGCAGTACGGCGTCGACCGCTACACGCTTGTGGCCTTCTGGGGCGTCGAGTCGAGCTACGGTGCCGTGCTCGACAATAGCGCCGTGGTGCGGCCCGTGGTGCGCGCGCTCGCGACGCTGAGCTGCGGCGATCCCAGCCGGTCGTCCTACTGGCGCGACGAGTTGACCGCCGCGCTGCAGATCATCGCCCGTGGAGAGGCGCCCCTCGACCGCATGCCGGGCGGCCTGACCGGGTCCTGGGCCGGCGCGATGGGCCATACCCAGTTCATGCCCAGCGTCTACCAGCGCTACGCGGTGGATTTCGACGGGGATGGAAAGCGGGACATCTGGACGTCGGCCCCGGACGCACTCGCCTCTACGGCGAATTATCTGCGCGATCACGGCTGGCGGTCCGGCGAAGGCTGGGGCTACGAAGTGGTGCTGCCGGACGGGTTCGAAGCTGCGCTGGCCGACGAGACCACGCCGCGCAGCCTCGCGGCGTGGCGGGACCTCGGCATGAGGCTCACCCGGGATCGCCCCATTCCGGACGAGGCCGCGACGGCGACCCTGATCCTGCCTGCGGGAATTCGCGGGCCCGCCTTCCTGCTCCGGCCCAATTTTTCCGCGATCCTGCGCTACAACACGGCTCTGGCGTATGCCTTGACCGTGGCGCTGCTCTCGGACCGCCTGCGCGGCGATCCGGGCCTGTCGCGCGACTGGCCCCGGGGTGACCGGCCGCTCACCGGGGACGAGCGCCGCGACCTTCAGACCCGGCTGAGCGAGCGCGGCTACGCCACCGGCGGCGTCGACGGGAAGATCGGCCCGAAGACCCGGGCGGCCCTGCGCGCCTATCAGGGTTCGCAGGGGCTGCCGGCGGATGGCTACGCCGACGCGGCGCTGCTGGACCGCATCCGCGCGGCGCCATGA
- a CDS encoding 5-oxoprolinase subunit PxpA, whose amino-acid sequence MASVDLNSDLGEGYGTYACGDDAAILGIVTSANVACGLHAGDPEIMASTFALAKARGVAVGAHPGFPDLWGFGRRRMPFTPPEIERLVAYQVGAAQALGAYAGHRVTYVKAHGALANLAAEDRAVADAIARAVRAVDRDLALLAIALTAQVAAGEACGLEVHQEIFADRGYTEAGLLIPRDRPGALITEADAAADRVFRMVEGGAILTASGKSLPTPIRSICVHGDSAHAVATARAVRARLEGAGVTLAPFRP is encoded by the coding sequence TTGGCCAGCGTGGACCTGAATTCCGATCTCGGCGAGGGCTACGGCACCTACGCCTGCGGTGACGATGCGGCGATCCTCGGCATCGTCACTTCCGCCAACGTCGCCTGCGGCCTGCACGCGGGCGATCCCGAGATCATGGCCAGCACCTTCGCGCTGGCCAAGGCGCGCGGCGTGGCGGTCGGCGCCCATCCGGGCTTTCCGGACCTCTGGGGCTTCGGACGGCGGCGCATGCCGTTCACCCCGCCCGAGATCGAACGGCTCGTCGCCTACCAGGTCGGCGCCGCGCAGGCGCTCGGCGCCTATGCCGGCCACCGGGTCACCTACGTGAAGGCGCACGGCGCGCTGGCCAACCTGGCCGCCGAGGACCGGGCCGTCGCCGACGCGATCGCCAGGGCAGTCCGGGCGGTCGATCGGGACCTGGCACTGCTGGCCATCGCACTCACCGCCCAGGTCGCGGCGGGCGAGGCATGCGGGCTCGAGGTCCACCAGGAAATCTTCGCCGATCGCGGGTACACCGAGGCTGGCCTGCTCATCCCGCGCGACCGGCCCGGCGCGCTGATCACCGAGGCCGATGCGGCCGCAGACCGGGTCTTCCGCATGGTCGAGGGCGGGGCGATCCTCACCGCCTCGGGCAAGTCCCTGCCGACGCCGATCCGCTCGATCTGCGTCCACGGGGATTCCGCGCACGCGGTCGCCACGGCCCGGGCGGTGCGCGCCCGCCTGGAAGGCGCCGGCGTGACCCTGGCGCCGTTCCGCCCATGA
- the pyk gene encoding pyruvate kinase, whose product MRRHRHAKIVATVGPASSAPNRLRDLFLAGVDTFRLNFSHGVQEDHAKVHAAIRALEREVGRPIGILQDLQGPKIRIGTLQGGRQDLVAGETIRFVLEGADGDKQAIPLHHPEIFTAVVPGQELLIDDGRVRVRVLGPERDAITAEVITGGVISNRKGVNLPGTLLDLSPLTEKDRGDLAFGLDLGVDWIALSFVQKPSDLIEARGIIGDRAGIMSKIEKPQALERIDDIIRLSDAVMVARGDLGVEIPHEDVPGRQKELIRACRLAVKPVIVATQMLDSMVQAPAPTRAEASDVATAIYDGADAVMLSAESATGKYPVEAVSMMDRIIRSVEGHKLYHSIVAASEPSEEETPPHAVATATADLAEAVRAAAIVTYTTSGTTAARVARKRPASSILALTPSLATSRRLCLLWGAHSVHTDDVDSYEEMTAKAGQYARAEGFAKPNDIIVVTAGIPFHTVGNTNNIRLMQV is encoded by the coding sequence ATGCGCCGTCACCGCCACGCCAAGATCGTCGCTACAGTCGGCCCGGCCAGCTCGGCACCAAACCGGTTGCGCGACCTGTTCCTCGCCGGCGTCGACACCTTCCGGCTCAACTTCAGCCACGGCGTGCAGGAAGACCACGCCAAGGTCCACGCGGCGATCCGCGCCCTCGAGCGGGAGGTCGGTCGCCCGATCGGCATCCTGCAGGATCTGCAGGGACCGAAGATCCGCATCGGCACGCTGCAGGGCGGACGCCAGGATCTGGTCGCCGGGGAGACGATCCGCTTCGTCCTCGAAGGAGCCGACGGCGACAAGCAGGCGATCCCGCTCCACCACCCGGAAATCTTCACCGCGGTGGTGCCCGGACAGGAACTCCTGATCGACGACGGGCGGGTGCGGGTCCGCGTCCTCGGGCCGGAGCGGGACGCGATCACCGCCGAGGTGATCACGGGCGGCGTCATCTCGAACCGCAAGGGCGTCAACCTGCCGGGTACGCTCCTGGACCTGTCGCCCCTCACCGAGAAGGACCGTGGGGACCTCGCCTTCGGGCTCGACCTCGGCGTCGACTGGATCGCGCTGTCCTTCGTCCAGAAACCATCAGACCTGATCGAGGCGCGCGGCATCATCGGTGATCGCGCCGGCATCATGTCGAAGATCGAGAAACCGCAGGCGCTGGAGCGGATCGACGACATCATCCGGCTCTCGGATGCCGTGATGGTCGCCCGGGGCGATCTCGGCGTCGAGATCCCGCACGAGGACGTGCCCGGGCGGCAGAAGGAGCTGATCCGCGCCTGTCGGCTCGCCGTGAAGCCCGTGATCGTGGCGACCCAGATGCTCGACTCGATGGTCCAGGCCCCGGCCCCGACCCGGGCCGAGGCATCGGATGTCGCGACGGCGATCTACGACGGTGCCGACGCGGTGATGCTGTCGGCGGAATCGGCCACCGGGAAGTACCCGGTCGAAGCCGTGTCGATGATGGATCGGATCATCCGCAGCGTGGAGGGGCACAAGCTCTACCACTCGATCGTGGCGGCCTCCGAGCCCAGCGAGGAGGAGACCCCACCCCACGCGGTGGCCACCGCCACAGCGGACTTGGCCGAGGCGGTGCGCGCCGCCGCGATCGTAACCTACACCACGAGCGGGACGACGGCCGCCAGGGTCGCGCGCAAGCGCCCCGCGTCGTCGATCCTGGCGCTGACCCCGAGTCTCGCCACCTCGCGGCGTCTGTGCCTGCTCTGGGGCGCGCATAGCGTCCACACCGACGACGTCGATTCCTACGAGGAGATGACCGCCAAGGCCGGCCAGTACGCGCGGGCGGAGGGCTTCGCGAAGCCGAACGACATCATCGTCGTGACGGCCGGAATCCCGTTCCACACCGTGGGGAACACCAACAACATCCGGCTGATGCAGGTCTGA
- a CDS encoding glycosyltransferase family 25 protein, producing the protein MAGRDASPGSDLSPGQVGCALSHLAAYESMIDRRLPWALIVEDDAVLPPDIHDILVRVEATLRRGDVVLLYNRPQHRAAFSTVNADSIGDYRLCLPMNMAGLGTTAAYVITRQAAEGILKVNRPVVAAADNWEYFFERQAIARARVMSPNPVSIKPFESTVFTSGSRFGGVLKSNRLFQPLLAARRRFLTARMTGQTVFVDEVSPYSTMSPQ; encoded by the coding sequence GTGGCCGGCCGTGACGCGTCGCCGGGATCCGATCTGAGCCCGGGACAGGTGGGCTGCGCCCTCTCGCACCTGGCCGCCTACGAATCCATGATCGATCGCAGGTTACCCTGGGCCCTCATCGTCGAAGACGACGCGGTGTTGCCGCCGGACATCCACGACATCTTGGTCCGGGTCGAGGCGACCCTGCGCCGGGGCGATGTCGTCCTCCTCTACAATCGGCCGCAGCATCGCGCCGCCTTCAGCACCGTGAACGCCGATTCGATCGGCGACTACCGGCTGTGCCTGCCCATGAACATGGCAGGGCTCGGAACGACGGCCGCCTACGTGATCACGCGGCAGGCGGCAGAAGGCATCCTGAAGGTGAACCGGCCGGTCGTGGCGGCTGCCGACAACTGGGAATACTTCTTCGAGCGCCAGGCTATCGCCCGGGCCCGGGTGATGTCGCCGAACCCGGTCTCGATAAAACCGTTCGAATCGACGGTCTTCACATCCGGGTCCCGGTTCGGCGGCGTCCTGAAGAGCAATCGCCTGTTCCAGCCGCTGCTGGCGGCCCGGCGCCGTTTTTTGACGGCGCGCATGACGGGCCAGACGGTGTTCGTCGACGAAGTCTCGCCCTACTCCACGATGTCCCCGCAATAG
- a CDS encoding O-antigen ligase family protein, producing MAFRRDMAGFGPDETGSAWLPTGGLDERGAWHVARPSRRRLGAHGLPRLEPAAILWVLLILLAPISGEQVKLPGLDKAVWLGADLAALAFLVLRRDLASTLFGSRPVILFWPALAVMSAAWSLTPDISAYHGLQLLATVVAGIALRATMGLSGVVRIVFLGLLGGQILSLVLGVAAPGMTRGLSGEWSGVYSHKNVLGSLMSLQLLCAACLFLQGWHRLLTGAAFLGAVMLLVSSHSATALVAGAVGLSPLCVVMAWRQGNLVTGFCLGLAIALAGIGILVAPTYGADLSASLLSDLGKDTTLTGRTILWQFGIDQFWREPLVGIGYKAYWESPITTAPYLHFTTKQKLWFFHNNFIDVAVAFGVVGLIIFTGVLLDTARRVIAHFTRSPGYVEAWPILFLAQLVVFICFECPLFMNHGMHQFLLAAILPVLRQRPTA from the coding sequence ATGGCGTTTCGTCGAGACATGGCGGGTTTCGGACCGGACGAGACCGGATCGGCCTGGCTTCCAACCGGCGGGCTCGATGAGCGTGGTGCTTGGCATGTCGCCCGCCCGTCGCGCCGCCGGCTCGGCGCCCACGGTCTGCCGCGGCTCGAGCCCGCTGCGATACTCTGGGTCCTGCTAATCCTGCTCGCGCCGATCAGCGGCGAGCAGGTCAAGCTCCCGGGTCTGGATAAGGCGGTCTGGCTGGGCGCCGACCTGGCGGCTCTCGCCTTCCTGGTCTTACGGCGCGATCTTGCCAGCACGCTGTTCGGCAGCCGGCCCGTCATCCTGTTTTGGCCGGCGCTCGCCGTGATGTCGGCGGCATGGTCGCTGACCCCGGACATCTCGGCCTATCACGGCCTCCAGCTGCTCGCCACGGTCGTGGCGGGGATCGCGTTGCGCGCCACGATGGGGCTATCGGGCGTCGTCAGGATCGTCTTCCTCGGGCTGCTGGGCGGGCAGATCCTGTCGCTGGTGCTGGGCGTTGCCGCCCCCGGCATGACCCGCGGCCTCAGCGGGGAATGGTCCGGGGTCTACTCGCACAAGAACGTGCTCGGGAGCCTGATGAGTCTCCAGCTCCTCTGTGCCGCCTGCCTGTTCCTCCAGGGCTGGCACCGACTCCTGACCGGGGCGGCCTTCCTGGGCGCCGTGATGCTGCTGGTCTCGTCCCATTCCGCCACCGCCCTGGTGGCCGGCGCAGTGGGGCTCTCCCCACTCTGCGTGGTCATGGCGTGGCGACAGGGTAACCTGGTGACGGGCTTCTGCCTCGGGCTTGCCATCGCGCTCGCGGGAATCGGCATCCTGGTCGCCCCGACCTACGGAGCGGACCTCTCCGCCAGCCTGCTCTCGGACCTCGGCAAGGACACGACCCTGACCGGCCGCACCATCCTCTGGCAGTTCGGCATCGATCAGTTCTGGCGGGAGCCCCTCGTCGGGATCGGCTACAAAGCCTACTGGGAAAGCCCGATCACCACGGCGCCCTACCTCCACTTCACCACGAAGCAGAAGCTCTGGTTCTTCCACAACAACTTCATCGACGTTGCGGTGGCATTCGGCGTCGTCGGCCTGATCATTTTCACGGGCGTCTTGCTCGATACGGCACGTCGCGTCATCGCGCACTTCACCCGGTCTCCGGGCTATGTCGAAGCCTGGCCGATCCTGTTCCTCGCGCAGCTCGTGGTCTTCATTTGCTTCGAGTGCCCGTTGTTCATGAATCACGGGATGCATCAGTTCCTGCTGGCGGCGATCCTTCCGGTCCTGCGGCAACGGCCGACGGCCTGA
- a CDS encoding SRPBCC family protein yields the protein MKRPALWVICAAGLLAEGPACALEVTRSRDIPAPPAAIWALIGDFCAIGLWHPQVERCILSREDDDDGIRAQIRGLVAKGGLGTIVEVETARDEAAMSYSYSFIQGPLPVRAYNATLAVRPNGAGSTVVWTATFDAEGMSDADALKDITGIYDDGLAGIAREVAK from the coding sequence GTGAAACGACCCGCCCTGTGGGTGATCTGCGCCGCAGGCCTGCTGGCGGAAGGCCCGGCCTGCGCCCTCGAAGTCACCCGCAGCCGCGACATCCCGGCACCGCCCGCCGCAATCTGGGCGCTGATCGGCGATTTCTGCGCGATCGGGCTGTGGCACCCGCAGGTCGAGCGCTGCATCCTGTCGCGCGAGGACGACGACGACGGCATCCGCGCACAGATCCGCGGTCTGGTGGCGAAGGGCGGCCTGGGCACGATCGTCGAGGTCGAGACCGCCCGCGACGAGGCGGCCATGAGCTACAGCTACAGCTTCATCCAGGGCCCGCTGCCGGTGCGCGCCTACAACGCTACCCTGGCGGTCCGCCCGAACGGCGCGGGCTCCACGGTGGTCTGGACCGCGACCTTCGACGCCGAGGGCATGAGCGACGCCGACGCCCTCAAAGACATCACCGGAATCTACGACGATGGGCTCGCCGGCATCGCCCGGGAGGTCGCCAAATAG
- a CDS encoding aldolase, with the protein MAHAVTASGTPPVRANEPLNADSVRRARIDLAACLRWAARNDLEEGICNHFSAVLPERPDLFLVNPYGLAFAEVTASSLLLCDFHGNVVEGDGQPEATAFHIHAELHRLKPNARAAFHTHMPYATALAMLEGQPLLWAGQTALRFYGRIAVDEDYNGLALDASEGERIARSAGVADVVFLKNHGVMVLGETIAEAWDDLYYLERAAQAQVLAMSTGRTIKTVPEEIVKRVAAQEAAGRAESARLHLESVKRVLARDEPAFLA; encoded by the coding sequence ATGGCGCACGCCGTCACAGCCTCTGGAACGCCCCCCGTGCGCGCCAACGAGCCCCTGAACGCGGACAGCGTCCGCCGCGCCCGCATCGATTTGGCGGCCTGCCTGCGCTGGGCCGCGCGCAACGACCTCGAAGAGGGGATCTGCAACCACTTCTCGGCTGTGCTGCCGGAGCGTCCGGACCTGTTCCTGGTCAACCCCTACGGCCTGGCTTTCGCCGAGGTGACGGCGTCGAGCCTGCTGCTGTGCGATTTCCACGGCAACGTGGTCGAGGGCGACGGCCAGCCCGAGGCGACGGCCTTCCACATCCATGCCGAGTTGCACCGGCTGAAGCCGAACGCCCGGGCCGCCTTCCACACCCACATGCCCTACGCGACGGCGCTGGCCATGCTGGAGGGGCAGCCGCTGCTCTGGGCCGGGCAGACCGCCCTGCGATTCTACGGCCGTATCGCCGTGGATGAGGATTACAACGGGCTGGCGCTCGACGCGAGCGAGGGCGAACGGATCGCCCGAAGTGCCGGCGTGGCCGACGTGGTGTTCCTGAAGAACCACGGCGTCATGGTGCTGGGCGAGACCATCGCGGAAGCTTGGGACGACCTCTACTACCTGGAGCGCGCCGCCCAGGCACAGGTGCTCGCCATGAGCACGGGCCGCACAATCAAAACCGTCCCCGAGGAGATCGTGAAGCGCGTGGCCGCTCAGGAAGCCGCCGGCCGCGCCGAGAGCGCGCGCCTGCACCTCGAAAGCGTCAAGCGGGTCCTGGCCCGGGACGAGCCGGCCTTCCTGGCCTGA